From one Eucalyptus grandis isolate ANBG69807.140 chromosome 9, ASM1654582v1, whole genome shotgun sequence genomic stretch:
- the LOC104420299 gene encoding probable glucan 1,3-beta-glucosidase A, protein MAHCYSHPFVTLCSLCMFLALILAQAAEFELPLKAVNLGNWLVTEGWMLPSQFDGLQGQLLDGTQVQFQSTKLMKFLSAENSGGATIVANRDQASGWETFRLWRISDTKFNLRVFNKQFVGLQGQGTTVVAVSSTPSISETFDIVRNPNNPNRVRLQASNGMFLQVTSLTEVTADYTGGSSWDDNDPSVFEMNIVGGLQGEYQITNGYGPSAASKLLQDHWNSYITQQDFEFMATNGLTAVRIPVGWWTAYDPVPPMPFVGGSLNALDNAFTWAAKHGLKVIVNLHAAPGSQNGESHSASRDGYLEWGDSYIEDTVKVIDFLAARYGNHPALVAIELMNEPLAPGVKLEDLTKYYRLGYDAVRSHTLNAYVIMSNRLGPADPRELLQLAEGLSRVVIDVHYYNLYNPMFQQWNLQQNIDYIYNNRASDLSKVTPANGPLSFVGEWTSVLDFKGATMGDSGSFAKAQQDVYGRATFGWSYWSYKCQYDGWNLQQLIQDGLIQI, encoded by the exons ATGGCGCACTGTTATAGCCACCCATTCGTGACGCTCTGTTCTCTCTGCATGTTTCTTGCCTTGATCCTCGCCCAGGCAGCCGAGTTCGAGTTGCCCCTCAAGGCTGTGAACCTTGGAAACTGGCTCGTGACTGAGGGGTGGATGCTGCCTTCTCAGTTTGATGGACTCCAGGGACAGCTCTTG GATGGGACTCAAGTGCAGTTCCAGTCAACAAAGCTGATGAAATTCCTTTCTGCTGAGAATAGCGGCGGAGCCACCATCGTTGCCAATCGTGACCAGGCCTCTGGCTGGGAAACTTTCAGG CTGTGGAGGATTTCTGACACAAAATTCAACCTCAGAGTTTTCAACAAGCAATTTGTTGGATTGCAAGGCCAAGGAACAACGGTTGTAGCAGTTTCCAGTACTCCGAGTATCTCAGAGACTTTTGACATCGTAAGGAATCCAAACAATCCCAATCGAGTTCGACTCCAAGCATCTAATGGGATGTTTCTCCAG GTAACGTCATTGACGGAAGTGACGGCAGATTATACTGGAGGCTCGAGTTGGGATGATAATGACCCGTCGGTCTTTGAAATGAACATCGTTGGCGGTTTACAAGGAGAATACCAAATAACAAATGGGTATGGCCCCAGTGCTGCCTCCAAACTCCTACAG GATCATTGGAACAGTTACATTACCCAGCAGGACTTTGAATTTATGGCGACCAATGGTCTAACTGCCGTGAGGATTCCGGTAGGATGGTGGACCGCGTATGATCCAGTGCCGCCGATGCCTTTTGTGGGAGGCTCCCTAAATGCACTGGACAACGCATTTACATGGGCAGC gaaGCATGGTTTGAAGGTAATAGTTAATCTCCATGCTGCTCCAGGATCTCAAAACGGCGAATCTCATAGCGCATCAAGAGATGGATATCTGGAATGGGGTGACTCTTACATTGAGGACACTGTGAAAGTTATAGACTTCCTAGCAGCAAG ATATGGCAACCACCCGGCATTGGTTGCGATCGAGCTGATGAACGAGCCTCTAGCTCCGGGTGTCAAGTTGGAGGATCTTACTAAATACTACCGGTTAGGTTATGATGCCGTGAGAAGTCACACTCTGAATGCTTATGTCATCATGTCCAACCGGTTGGGACCAGCCGACCCTCGAGAGCTCCTTCAGCTTGCGGAAGGCTTGAGCCGAGTCGTCATCGACGTGCATTACTACAACCTCTATAATCCGATGTTTCAACAGTGGAATCTGCAGCAGAACATTGACTACATCTATAACAATAGAGCTTCCGATCTAAGCAAAGTAACCCCGGCAAACGGCCCCTTGAGCTTTGTTG GAGAATGGACCTCGGTTTTGGACTTCAAAGGGGCAACAATGGGGGATTCGGGGAGCTTTGCAAAGGCTCAGCAAGATGTGTATGGGCGGGCCACTTTCGGGTGGTCGTATTGGTCTTATAAGTGCCAGTATGATGGGTGGAATCTCCAACAGTTAATTCAAGACGGCCTTATACAGATCTAG